The genomic window TTCACCTGCCACCTTCCGCCTCCAGATTCCCAGGCTCTGCGGTTCCGGAAGGCTCCGTCCTGTCTGCTTGGTTATGGCTCcatgcagatttttaaaaaaaatctgacgACCAAGTTACCTTGGGGAGGTGGGTAGCAGGAAATTTGGGATGAAAGAACTTGAGCAGAGAGGTGTTTGTTAATTACATTCTGGTTGATGAACTGAAATGGGAGTATTTAGATAGATGAGTGAGGTTTAAAAAAAGAGTAATGTACCCCATCCGCAGCAACCAAACCCCCAAATTCAGATGCACCATCTGGTCTAGCCCCCAAAGTGTCCATGTCTTAATAGGGAAGACTAGAGCCTCAGTTACACAGTGAGAGTGTGGAAAAAATTAACTGGCTCAGATTTAGCTGCGGAGGCCACCTGTGCCCCCCCCAGCTCCCCCACCCTGTGTGTTGCGGACCCAGACAGCATCTCGTGGTACAGGCAAAGTCTCGCGCAAAGCTGTCAGCCCTCGCGGGGCCCCGCCCCCTATTGCTTAGGGTCACTTCCCAGTCCCACTGACGCGGGGGAGTGCGCACGACTCTGCCTGCGGCAGTTGGCTGTGGTGCGCAGAGCCAGAGGCACCTCTGGCTCAGAAGTGGGAACGGACCTGGATGGACAGGCGGCTAGTCCGCTAGTTCATCTTCATCTCTCCTCTGCCTGACCAGCAGACTGAGGCTGGTAGACTTCTAGCTTTCCTGTCCGTCTCTGGATTCTAAGGTGAGTCTCTCAATATTCACAGGAAAGACTGGAGATATGTGGGGGTGAGCTGCTGTCTCTGCGACTGACAACAGGTAAACAGGGAAACGGGCAGATCAAGTCAGACTGCCTATGAAATAGAAAGATTTGGGGACATAGCAGCCCCAAGTCAACcaggctgtatttttttttttcaggattcaTTTCTTCCACAGGTTATCTGGAAGCGCTAAATACCGAATTCTTAAGAGCTCTGGGTGAGTCCCTAGAAATTCCCTCCTGTTTTGTCTGTTCCTATCATCAGGGATCCTGGCACTCCTGAAAAGTGAGGATATCTGCTCTAAAGGCTGTTAGAAAGCGCTCCTTTGTATTTACTACATCCCATCCCATTCTCAGGCTTCTGGATGCTTTCGCCCCCGCACCGTCGCACTTCCACAATGAGAAAacgctgtttttgttgttgttgttgttgttgatactagggtggtggtggtggagggggtgATGGAAGTGGTGATTTCTTGCGCATCAAAGTACGCACAAACTGTAAGCTTGACCTCATGACTTGGAAAGCCAGCTGCCAGTTTTAGAGATGCAGGGTAGACATTCCCTTCCCAGACCCCTGACCCTCCTCCCTATTTTGTTCTCTAGGGAGAAGGTGGGCTGCAAAGGGCTGGCAGCAGGGCTATGTCTCCTCCCACAGTAACCCTTCCCTGCTGGAATCATTTGCTTGAGAACTGGGGAGGGGGCCCCAACTGGGGTAGAGAGGAATCAGTGTTCGTCAGCCCTTTTACCAGCAAGACAGTAAAGAACAAATCTCTCTAATTAGAACTCTAGGATCTCAGTCTCCAGGGAGTTGCTGGAGGTTGAGGGGTGGTCACCAATAGCAACCACCCTCGCGAGGCCGAGGTCTCAAGATGACGTGGTTCCTTAAAGCACCGCCCTCTTGAAATTTGGGGAAGGGGCTATGAATGAAATTACATATTCCTCTCCACTGCCCCCTTCTGACTAAAGGGAAATCTTGCTTGAGAGAAGTAGTTCAGAGTTTTTAATCCTTTCCCCACTTGATGGTTTAGAAAATTCCAGAAACGGCTTGGAgctccctcccccgcccctcaTATTCCTTTGCAACAAAGGGAGGGGCAGAAGCTCAAACCTTAAGGCTCAAAACCTGGCTTATTTTGAAGCTATGTTGGGGCACCCCTTGCTCAGCCCCACACCACAGCCTGACTGCCCCCAATCAGAAGAGAAATTTAGGAACTGTACGCAATCAAAAGGGACCCCAAACATTAGCATAAGGATTCTCCTTGTTTTCTCCATACCACAAACATTCTTGAGACAGGCTAACACTATACATCTCCACTTAGAACTGGGTTAttacagcccaggctgtcttcaaatttGGGGTCCTTCTGCTTTAGCATTACTGGTTCTGGAAAAACAAGTGGGGGCACCCTGATTAAAATATTTGTCATGTAATTGTGGAGTGTTTAATGTACAACTCAGTTTTTTCAAGCATCCTAAGTGTCACTCAGCTACATCCAAAATTTTCCATAGTACATGTTGTGGTAAAGGAGTCAGAAAGAGgtaagaagaagagagaaaaacaaggaaaatctGTGACTCCTCCCCAGTATAACCAATACCACAAACAGCACTACATTATTTGTTCTACACAAACATatatcagacacactgaaaaaaaCATACTATGCAAGTGCATGTACAGCAGAGAAACTTAACACAAAATTACATAGCATGCAAGCACTTAACACACACTCAGGTCTTGTTTAGAAAATGCACACTATAAAAGTCTGCATCACGGCAATATAATCATGCTACATATGAgtttacataaacaacagaaCACTAAATTAAGTCAGTCACACAAAACAGATATACAGAAATGTTCATGCACAACCCCATGGACATGAACTAACAACAaaaccaccccccacccccccacaaacacacacacacacacacacacacacacacacacgcaggcacgcatgcacgtgcacacacacacacacacacacacgggagaaATGTCATTTTCTCCCTTTTAACAATTTAGGTGCTTAAAAACAACCATTGAGAAAATGGATTCAAACAGAAGGAAAcatggagaattttctatcatgaAGAAGTTGTTTGAATAGTATACATGCCCATTCACGCATACAGATTTAATCTTCTGTACCAGCTTATGAAGCATATAGTATCTCCATTAGATAAttagagaaacaaaggaaaaataacttttaagtatgtagttttatttttggttgacACAATGATTATGCATATTTGTGGTGTATATTATTACATTTTCACAAATGTATGCAGTGCAAAATTATTGGACTATATGGTATTGGCATAGATTTCATCTCACaaatttatcttttctttatgttgaaaacatttttgagggtttttattttaaatttagaactATGTAATTAAATTTGTCAGTCAGTTATTTGCACAGTCATGCTGCTACTTAGTGACAGGATAATgtggaaatgaaaacaaaagtctTGCTTTTAAGTTTACAGTCTCTGACATCTTACCCTTTTAcatgtatgcaaacacacacattacTTCCCATGTCCTTTATTAAATAGGTGACAACTGCTGCAGTTAGAGACTAACCATCTACTTAGAAGCCCATTTATTCTTGcttgatcattttatttacacAAAATTCTTCACAAAGCAAGGTAGAAAGGTAAGACTTCCATAATCCTACAACTCTATGGAAATAATCCAGTATACCTGTCCTGCTAGACCTCAATAACCCAAATTGATTAGGCATTAATTACTAAACAATTAATTAATGGAATATGTATTAGAAGGCAGTGACTGTTCTAcgcaatatttatataatattatggTAAGAATACATGCTGGTATATTTATCATTCTATATGTGTAATCTAATTTGCTTCACAGGATTCTTTCATATCCGTGAAAGTGGGCTGACTAGCAAGCCTGCTagcttctatttaaaaaaagaagtgaagaCCTGGCTCCTGGCTTCTTTGTTAGACCCACTGTTCTATACAATGCTAATGTGTTTGATCCTTCTCATTTTAGGTGGAACCAGAAGTTTCTGTTTGCAACGATTTGGAAAAGGAGTTCAGATTCTATATCCTTTATGGTCCCTTGAGACCTGCTTAATTCTccccaaacaaaaatgaatactTCCTTCAAGGGAGTATCTCCCTTCCTGTCAGAAATGGAAAGTGCCATTGATTGGCTTGGAGAAAATGTCACTTGGGTTCCATCAATCGAGGATCAAAGCTGCAATTACACAACCCAGAATGGAACCAATATCTCCAGTACAGAATCGGGAGGGCCGAAAGGAACTGTGAGTAAATGGATAGGAGGCAATCCCCACATCATGGCAAAGATCGTGCTGACATTTGCATATGCTGTCATCATAGTGATATCTCTCTTTGGCAACTCCCTGGTATGCCAAGTTTTTGTCAAGCACAAGGAAATCAAGAAATCAACAGGCCTTCTCATCTTCAATCTGGCAATATCTGACATTTTGATAATCCTGCTCAACAGTCCGTTTGCTCTGGTAAGTGATTTATAGAATTGCTTTCAGCACTTCAGAATGAAGCTGCTCCATTTTAGGAGTGGGTGATGGAACgtagaaaacaaacaggagtaTGGGTGCCTGGGGCCTTCATTCTAGATTCTCACTTCTCTGTAATGCTTAAGGGCAACATTTTAATAATTAACctattctccttcctccttttcttgttttcttaccCTAGGCTCGTTTCCTGAGTGGACAGTGGGTTTTTGGTAGGATCATGTGCCATGTCAGTCGGTTTGCTCAGTACTGCTCCCTGCATGTCTCAACTCTTACACTGATGGCAGTTGCTATGGACCGGCACCGGGTAAGACAACTTGAGGACACTCCTGAATAAAAGTGCAGGGAGTGAGAAACAGCCAGGAATTTTAGACATCTTACAGGAATCTACAGGGTGGAAAGATCTTTGAGAATAGAATATTTTCAGACACATTTTCCCATTGTCATCCATATTCTTACAGCTGGAGACCATTTAGATTTTCAGAGATTTgagattatatatgtgtgttttatgccttctctctttcccccctaaACTACCTTCAATCCATTGTGTTTATATTGGAATAAGATAAATTAATAGTCCAAGTAAATTCTGATATCCAAGCAGAAACGTATTAACCTGTGCCTGATTATGTAAACCTCACTGACCTGGGCTGATTCAGGAAGGCTGTTGCTTCCCTTTTGTAGGTAATTCTGCACCCAATGAAACCAAGGCTGACTCACACCCAAAGCCTAATTGTTGTTGGCGTGATCTGGAGTATTGCAGTGTTCCTTGCTCTGCCGCATGCAATTTACCAAAATGTGGTCACTCTCGTCAACATGTAAGTAAGACATAATGGATAATTTCACCTTTTTATTTCTAGAGACTCCCAGGAAGTTCACATTTGTAATGTTCTTAACTTCTCTTTCATCACTTCCCcattttcctgaatagaagatATGGTGCCATTTTCTAATTCCAATCTGTTAGTAGAACCAAGGGGATGGGCAATCAAGATAACTAGCAATGAAGAATCTGGTTGTCTTCAGTTTAATCTATACCTAGACTAGACCTGCAAGAGATAACATTTTAGTTAGCCTCCTTAGTTTTACAATTAAAGAAATTAAGGTCTAAAGTTTCAAGAGTCTGGGATTTTTTTATTGACATGTTCTATAAAGTAGCTATTAGAAGTATTCAGGTGTTCATTCGGTTAGTATTATCTTATTTTGTATTCTGCTTTCCTCCAGGGATGGTGATACTAGGAGCTActgcctcccttcctttcctggaCCCAGCGTACTGGTTTCGAAGTATGTCGACCTTGGGACATTTGTCTTGTTGTATATCCTGCCACTTCTGGTGATTGTTGTAACCTATTCTCACCTAGGAAAGAGGTTGTGGATTCAAAATGCTATTGGTGATGCATCTGCTCGTCAACTTATGGCACACTACCAGAAGCGCAAGAAGAGCATCAGGATGCTGATACTTATTGTATTGGTCTTTGCTGTTTGTTGGTTTCCACTTAACTTCTATGTGGTTCTTATTTCCAGTGCAGGTGTAGAAAACGACAGTGTGCTTTTCTATGCCTTTCATTGGTTTGCAATGAGCAGCACCTGCTACAATCCTTTCATCTACTGTTGGCTCAACAGGAGCTTCCGTGCCAAACTAAGATCCATATCATCTATGAGGATGCAAACACTGTTTGTGTGTAGTAACTCCCAGGTTCAGCAAATACAACCACGGGAGAGTCATGAGCTTAGGGAGCTGCAGACATCTTCACTGCTACGAGTTCCCCTGGCTGTTCCAGAACCCCAGGTTTTAGAGGATCCCAGTTTGGCTACAGGGGATAATTCCCAGGTCTCTGTCCAAGGGGAGTGGGAAGATCCAGATCCCTCTCTAGATGAAGAACCAGGGCCCTCAACCAAGGATACTTACTTTTGCATCCACGTGCAGACTAGCAGTCACTAAGTTGGACAACCACCTGATCCAGTGGAATCTTATTTAATGAGTACCTTGGCACAGATAATTCAGAGATAGAATAACCTTTAACTTAGATGCTGAGGACCGTGTTTTAACATCATGTGCAGCCTCACAAATCCATGTATGGTTTTGATTCATAGTTCTGGCAGCAGAACTCTAATTGATTAGTCTGCTGTGCCATATTCGAGAAAACTGACTGTGCCAAACCCTGAAAGAATTTGTTGGCTTACCTACCTTTACTTACTTTGCAGATGCATTTATGAGAACTAGATTTCCTGAATAAGATTATTTTGTTGCCTCCAGTTTTGACTTGTGATTCTTACTAGTAGAGATAATATAATGGAGGAACTGTGGTTGAAAGATATCAGTGTAAAAGAATTACTAGGAAGATTACGTGGTAGCTCCTCTCTGCCACTAGATACACCTTCCTTTGCTTCACTGCCCCTATGCACCGACTTGGTGCTGTTATATTATTTTCTGCATCaacatagtctgaggctaacacTCATGTTAAGGAACAAGTGATACTGGTGAATGACTCTGAACTTCTATTACCCCATCTTTGTAAATGTGACTGTAAAATTCAGTCTTTGTACAGATCTTTGACTTTAGACTGATTTCCCCAgcttcagatatctcattttgtgTACAAACTGTAGACTTTATCTGGAGGAACTATTTGATATTTGTACTAGCTAATTTAACTAGTGTATACTGGCATATGTGGTCTCTGATGAATTTATTGACATTTCCTATCAGAACTGCCCATCTGAATTGACTATCCACTGATTTGTGGTCATATCTCTCCCCTAATATTTCCAATGACAACTGGATTAGCATTTTCAACCCCTAAACTGCTCCCTGTCAGCTATATTTTTTTGCATCCTAAATTGGAACATGACATAATCAAGTGCTTACATGTACATACAAGCATACAGTTTTATGTTAACACAGATATAAGCATGTATATATTGCTCCTTGTTACCTCTCATGCTATCCACCTGCCTGGTGCTCTCACTTTTTTCTACCTGTAATTTCCATGCTAACTGAGCCTAGACAAGATTTCATGCCTTAAAGTGAAGTCTTGCAGGCTCTGAGATTGTGGCAACTTTTGCCTCTAGAATCAGCATTTCTTTACAGTTGGTGCTTcactttttcctttgattttattttatgttttttttatgttgtttatcTCCCTGTGAAAGTTGTACAGATTCATAATCTCAATTGTGCTCTTCTGTGCTAATTCCATTCCTTTGCTGTTTCTATGCTTTCCCCTAACTACATTGTCCCTAAAGGCTCtagttttatttctccttctcatATGCAGCATTTCAACTCAATTCACTTTATTTCACATTCTattcttttataaattatattagtTTCACATGCTGGGTATGGTATATATTCTCATTTAAACATATCCCTGTAGATTACAACACTGTTTCTCCTTCCAGCATTTCACCCAGGTGCTCACTTTTCCATATTTCATTGTTCTGGGCTATTAAACTTGGATTTTTTGGTTGCTGCCTTAACCAGAGGTTCACAACTTCCTGTGCTGAGGCTCATCATCTCTTCAGTAATTGAAGCCTCCTCATTTCCGGTGCTTTGTTCCACCCTAGCCTCTATCTTTCTCTGTTTGCTTTCCCTACTTtgcatctccttctccctcccagtccccatctcccttccctctccctgtccttgtctcttgttctcttcttccttcactcCTCCATCTCCTTGGTGTTGCGCTCAGTCTAATATTAATTCATTATTCCTTTTCCAGTTTTCCCAGTACACAGATCTCCCTCCAGTTTCATATACTTTTATCTTTTGTCACAgagatttccttccttcctaggagagtaaacatttttgtttgtgtgtgttatgttaTCTTAGAAAATCCATCAGAGGGCACCATGTGCTAGGATATTGAGAAGAGTGTAACAGTTTCCTTGAGATCTCAGCATTCCTTGATGAGATTGTTCCTTCTAGATGAATTGTttgcttatattttctttgtgAATAGTTATAATTTAATATCTGATTATAAATGTAGGTTTTAGTATCTGCTTATAAATTTAAGAGCTATAACATTGTGAACTAATTTAAGCTAACTTTCTGTAGAAGACAAATTTATTCATGGCCACAAACTTTTCCTTAGGTATGGGACCTTTTGTGATCTAATTGATTTATTTTAGCAGAGAGTAATGGCTCTAAGAAACCTGTTACTGAAAGAACTCTAGCATGTATTCGATTTGAATGATAGGAACGGCATCTGTACAAGTAAAAAGCACTTTGTGCTTTGATTTTGATGTAAGACAAGAATTCCCTATAGTGGaaaaaatcccaggactcagaataatgggaaaaggtttttttttgttcttgagtCAACCATTTGTGTGACC from Apodemus sylvaticus chromosome X, mApoSyl1.1, whole genome shotgun sequence includes these protein-coding regions:
- the LOC127674384 gene encoding G-protein coupled receptor 83-like, whose product is MNTSFKGVSPFLSEMESAIDWLGENVTWVPSIEDQSCNYTTQNGTNISSTESGGPKGTVSKWIGGNPHIMAKIVLTFAYAVIIVISLFGNSLVCQVFVKHKEIKKSTGLLIFNLAISDILIILLNSPFALARFLSGQWVFGRIMCHVSRFAQYCSLHVSTLTLMAVAMDRHRVILHPMKPRLTHTQSLIVVGVIWSIAVFLALPHAIYQNVVTLVNMDGDTRSYCLPSFPGPSVLVSKYVDLGTFVLLYILPLLVIVVTYSHLGKRLWIQNAIGDASARQLMAHYQKRKKSIRMLILIVLVFAVCWFPLNFYVVLISSAGVENDSVLFYAFHWFAMSSTCYNPFIYCWLNRSFRAKLRSISSMRMQTLFVCSNSQVQQIQPRESHELRELQTSSLLRVPLAVPEPQVLEDPSLATGDNSQVSVQGEWEDPDPSLDEEPGPSTKDTYFCIHVQTSSH